TCGCTTTTGACCAGCCAAAGATAATGAATGACTGCCAGAACAGCACTTACGTATATAAGACGATGCAATTTTGACCAATTTCTTCCCAATCTACGCATCATGCCCTTTGTTGAAGTGATGCCAAGAACAACAAGAACAAAGCCCGCCAAAGCTCCAGCAATAATATAGGGTCGTTTGTAGAGGTCTTCCAGCAGGGTCAGCCATTGCCAGCCAAGCATAAAAGCCAGATAAGAGAGGGTATGCAACAGGGCATAAAACAGGGTAAACAGACCAAGCATACGACGAAAGCGAATCAGTTTCGTAAGCCCTGTCATCTTTCTAAGGGGGGTTACCAACAACGTCAGGCAAAGAAAGCGTAGAGCCCACTCGCCCAACCCCCTGGTCAGCTCACTCCCCGGATCAGGCCCCAGCTGATGACTCACTGCCTGATAAGCCAATAATAGAAAAGGAAGCAGACAAAGTGGAAAGATTATCCACTTCGATTTTGTAATCCAGTCCATCGCTTTAATTTTTAAATGCTTGCTTCATCATCACCCAACATCGATTTATAGAAATCAACAATCGTATCGGATTGCATCGCAAAGTTTTCCTTATACAGTTCTTTAATGGCCTGTAGCTGGCCGGGTGAGAGCTGCTGGTGTTCAGACAGATTAAAACTGTCCATATTCCACTCGCTGAAGCCACGCTCTGGCACTTCCTGATCGACAATACGAACCACCTCTTCATGCCGTTGATCAGCAGTCACGGTAGCCATTAAACTTTCCAGGTCGGACTGCTCGCCTTCGATAACCTGCAAAAACTGTTGATTGTGGTAAAACAATAGCCCGGTAATGTTAAGGGCAGGATTATTATTTTTGGCTGTTTGGGTAATAGTGACCAGATCGTTATCAATGTGAGAAGCGTCGCCGGTATAGCGACTGGTATAAATAATGAGATGCATTCTTGTTTCCCTCTTAGTTTCTACTTTCCTGTTAAAAATTTATACATCCATAAGAATTAATATAAAGAGGCAATAAAAAAAAACAAGGAGCTATTATTGCCTGCACAGCTGCCCGGGACGTCAATAGAACCGCTGTAAATCCATGCCTTTATACAGGTGAGCCACTTCATCGGCGTAACCATTAAACATCAGCGTATCTCTGCGGTTCGGGCTTAACAGGGTAGCGGGCAGGCGTCGTTCTGACGCCTGACTCCAGCGGGGATGGCTGACATTCGGGTTCACATTGGCATAAAAACCATACTCCCCAGGCGCAGACAACGCCCAGGTTGTGTTTGGCATCGTTTCTATAAAACGGATTTTGACGATGGACTTGATGCTTTTGAAACCATACTTCCAGGGCACCACCAGCCTTATGGGCGCACCATTCTGTGGCGGCAGTGTCTTGCCATAAACACCCACGGCCATAAACGACAGTGGGTTCATGGCCTCATCTATTCTCAAACCTTCAACATAAGGGTACTGAATAGCACTGAAGGGAGACTTCTGTCCGGGCATCTGTTTCGGGTCATATAAGGTCGTGAATTCTACAAACTTTGCTTTTGAAGTCGGCTGTAAGCGCTTAAGCATAGCCGCCAGAGAAAACCCAACCCAGGGAATAACCATCGACCATGCCTCAACGCAGCGTAGCCGGTAAATGCGTTCTTCCATGGCTTCCGGTCTGAGCAGGTCTTCAAGATGATAGATACCGGGTTTCTCCACCTCGCCTTCAATCACCACCGACCATGGATCGGTGACAAAATCTTTTGCATAGTCCGCTGGATCAGTTTTTTCATAGCCAAACTCATAAAAGTTATTGTATTGAGTCACATTGGCATAAGGCGTGAGTTTTTCAGCGGTGACAAAATCGCTGCGTTTATAGGTGGCCACTTTTTCTTTTAACCACTCTGATGCAGGTAGCTGGGGAATGTCCTGATAGTCACTGGTAGCAGAAACAGCGGCTTTTTCAGAAGCATCCGAGCAGCCAGTCAGCGCCAACCCTAAGCCAGCAAAGGCAAACTGTCCTGATTTTTTCAGAAACTCCCGGCGCTGCTGGTAAATAGATTCTGAAGTAATCTCACTACTGCTTACATCACTGACTCTTTTCGTTTTTATTAGCATTGTCATTGACCAAAGCTATCCGCTGACCGTAACACCCTACGCTACTGACAACGCTATCAACTGTCCAGCAGCCCATCATCTCCCTGTGAAAGTGACAGGCAATAAAAACGCCATCAGGTGACGGCGTTTTTATTGGATCTTATTGACAGAATATCCGTTCGAATCAGCTTTCTTTTTTCATTCGCTCAGGGCTGTTTATGCTCAGGGCTGTTTATGCTCAGGGCTGTTTATGCTCAGGGCTGTTTATGCTCAGGGCTGTTCATGCTTACCCATTCGCATGAGGGCAGTCACAGGACCAGAGCAGGCATAAGCAAGAAAAACCAGCATCAGTACACGGGGAGGATCGGTCGATACAACAGCGAATACGAGTACCATCACCAGCAGAAAAATAAAGTGCACTCGTCCACGCAGGTCTATTTTCTTAAAACTGTGGTATTGAATATTACTGACCATCAGTATCCCTGCGCCGCCTGTAATCAGGATTGCCAGAACTGCCACCAGCACCGTACTTTCACCATCGATACCAAAGTCACTCAATGCCCATACCATACCAACGACCAAAGCGGCGGCTGCCGGGCTGGCGAGACCAGTAAAGTAGCGGCTGTCAGTCTCTTCAATCTGTGCGTTGAAGCGAGCCAGGCGTATAGCCGCACAAGCCGCATAGATAAAGGCTACCACCCAGCCAACTTTGCCCATGTCTTTCAAAGCCCAGCTGTACGCCACCATGGCGGGTGCTACACCAAAAGTGACCATGTCGGCCAGGCTGTCATACTGCTCACCAAACTTACTCTGGGTGTTGGTCATGCGGGCAACGCGACCATCCAGTCCGTCCAGCACCATTGCCACAAATACAGCGATACAGGCAGCGGCGTAAAAGCCTGCCTGGGCACTGATAATAGCGTAAAAACCACAAAACAGGTTACCAGTGGTAAACAGGTTGGGAAGAATATAAATGCCTTTGTGACGGACGGTCTGCCCACCCTCGACCACTTCTTCAAAATGCTCATCGACAGGAAACATCCCGTCAACCGCATTACCGCTATCTTCGGGTCGTTCCGGTCTTTCGGTCATTGCAAAATCAGCTCATGTAACAGCAGTTAATAAAGTTCATCACTTTACCACGATTTGCCTCTATGCTGTATTTAGCACAAGTCAACCAAACAGCCATAAGCTGTAAAATCAGAATATTGAGCGCCCGGCTTTCCGGGCAAAGTATTTCAGCGCTTCCATCCCAACGATTGAATTACCTTTTGGCCCGAGTTCCGGACTCCAGACACAGACCGACATTTCACCCGGAATGACCGCAACAATGCCTCCCCCTACTCCACTCTTACACGGAAGTCCTACTTTAAACGCAAACTCACCCGCTTCGTCATAAGTGCCACAGGTCATCATCAGGGAGTTAATTCTGCGTGCCTGCAACCGGGAAACCACTTGCTCATCCTTATAAGGATGCCGACCATCCTGAGCCAGAAAACGGAAAGCCCGGGCAAGATCACGACAGCTCATGGACACTGAACACTGGTAAAAATAGAAATCCAGTACACGGGAAATATGGTTATCCAGGTTGCCAAAGCTTTTCAGGTAGTTTGCCAGTGCCGCATTTCGCTGACCATTGTCGTATTCAGAACGAAACACTTCTTCATCGTAATGTACGTCAATGTTATTAGACAGACCTCGTACAAAATCAAGAAAGTCCCGTTTGGGGGATTTCACGAACTCCAGCAATGCATCGGTTACCACCAGCGCACCGGCATTGATAAAGGGGTTACGGGGAATACCGTTTTCATACTCAAGCTGGGATAACGAGTTGAACGTGGTTCCCGAGGGCTCTACACCAACACGCTTAAACAGGTCTTCACCGGCATAGTGCATGGCAAGGCTCAGGTTGAATACCTTGGAAATACTCTGGATTGAAAAGAACTCATCAGCATCGCCAATCACAAAGTCATCGCCATTAACCGTACTGATTGCCATTCCGAACTTGCCGGGGTCCACCTGCGACAGTGCCGGTATATAGCCTGCTGGCTTACCCTGGCCAAAAGCGTCAGCAACAACCTCTGGCAAAGATGCCAGTACATTCTGGATGTTCTCCATTCTTCTGTGATCCTCAGTCTAAGACTGCTAAGAAATAACAATAGAAATACGTAGTTCAATATTTTTTATATAACTTGAAAATATAGGCTTGCCCGGATTAAAACAGATTAAGGAATCCTATGCAGCGTATTACCATGATCGTCGCCATGAAGCAGGAAGCGGCTCCTATTATCAAACACCTGAACCTGTCTGAAGTTAAAATGCAAGACCCGGTGCTCACCTGTCAGGCATTTCAAGGGAACTATAAAGGCCTGGATATTTCTCTGGTCGTAAACGGCACTGATCGTGAATATAACGTAGAGTCTGTTGGAACTCAGCCAGCAACCATTACCACTTTAGAAGCCATTCGTCAGTTCACACCTGACCTGCTGATTAACGCGGGAACCTGCGGTGCCTTTAAAGACAAGGGTAGTGCAATTGGTGACGTTTACATGGGTGAAAAAATCCGTTATTTCGACCGCCGAATTCCCCTGGGAGAAGACTACTTTGCCTACGGTGATGGCAGCTATGAATCCGCATTAGCCCTGGATTATGCAAATCGGCTTGGACTAAAGGGAGCCGTTGTATGCACAGGCAACTCTCTGGACATGAGCCCGACCGACGAAGCCATTCTACGTGAAGAACCTCTGGTAGCAAAAGAGATGGAAGCAGCGGCTATTGCAGCGGTTGCAAAAATGTATAAGACACCGTTGCTTGCTGTTAAATCCGTTACCGACCTGGTCGATGAGGAATGTACGACAGCTGAACAATTTCTGGCTAATCTGGCCAAAGCCTCAGAGTTATTGCAACAGCATGTTTTCAAATTGCTGGATGTATTGAGCAGCGAAGCCAAATTAGCTTGTTAAAAAACCTGCCCCTGGCTACTCTCGCCTTTTTTCATAAAGTCGGGAATAGCCATAACATCTGGCACTCTAATGATGATGGTGAAGGTGAAAGCGCTCAGGCAGTAGAGTGTAGAGGCTGTAAGCAACAAAAAGCGTCATCGCAGTCAGTGTTCCTACGGTTACTCTTTCCAAGCCTATTGTATGCATTACCTGAGCCTGCCACGGTCTGCTTTCATCAGCCAGTTGAACGATTGTACGATCAAAATAGATATGCTCTCCCAGCGTGTTGACAGCAGCAGCAACTCCGGGAAGCGTACCTATCACCAACATTCCTGATCCTGCTATAAGGTACGCTATCTTTTTCTTAGGATCAGAAAGTGCTACTGCCCGTTTACCTAAAAAATAGGCCGCTATTACACTAACAATCGGAATCGCAGGAGTAAAAAAAGCACCTACGCTGTCTTTCTCTATAACAGCGGGTGCTGAAAGCGCAGCGGCTTTCATAAAGTGCATTGCAGAACCTAAGACCATAACCAGAGGGTTCGGGCTGGAGGGAATCAGCTGCTGTGAATCAGGGTCCCCGATTTTGGAATAACTAGCACTGACGCCCTGAAACTCTTTGAAAGCAATATACGCGATAGCGCAATGCCCTGCCAAATCACATAAATCTTTCAGCCCCTCAGAAACCTTGTTGCCCTCATACCAGGAAGCAAGATTCACCGCTGTAGCAGACAAGCCACCTAAGCCAAGAGCAGTCACCAGAGTTTTCCAGCCTACCTGCCCCCCCTGTAAGGTAATCAGAATGTGAGACGTTTCCAAACTCCACATAATAATGGGAAAAGCTAAGCTGCCCTCATGGCTATGACTGTGTTCATGGTCGTGATCATCATGGTCGTGACCGCTCGTTGTTACCTCTTGAATTGTATAGGTATGGTTGGATTCATTGTGAAACATATGAGAATCGGGCAATTTTTTTTGCCCTGAGGACTGAGATGCTCCTGAAGCAGGAAATACATAGACTAACAAAAGAAAAAAGACACTTAATACATTTCTTTGGAAAAGTCGAAGCAGGATGAAACTTAATGGCCTTTTTGAGATCATTCTTTAAAGCTCCTGATTATCAAGCCACTCAACTGATCAGCAAATAAGCCTCGAAAAACAGAATTAAAAGCTACGGGCTTCACTCTGAATTTACAAAAAAGTAAGCTTATTTACCCCTGAGTAACTGTAGTGACTTTCAGGGTAGTTTCTACTCAACACCTCAACATTCATCAGTTAGCCATAAATAACCAGCCCTTGCGGCGAATGAGCAAGAGCCGGGAAGGTAGGTAAATGATTAATTTTTCGTCTTATCGACCAGCTGGTTCGCAGTAATCCAGGGCATCATCTCACGCAGTTTGCTACCTACCTGCTCAATAGGGTGCGCTGCATTGTTGCGACGATAAGCAGTCATGGACGGGTAGTTGGTCGCCCCTTCAACAATAAACTTTTTAGCGTATTCGCCGTTCTGAATGTCCTTCAGGCATTCGCGCATGGCCTGACGGGATTGTTCGTTAATAACCTTCGGTCCTGTTACATACTCACCATACTCCGCATTATTGGAGATGGAGTAGTTCATATTGGCGATGCCACCTTCGTACATCAGGTCAACAATCAGCTTCAGTTCGTGCAGGCATTCGAAATAAGCCATTTCCGGGGAGTAACCGGCTTCAGTCAGGGTTTCAAAACCCGCCTTTACCAGTTCAACAGCACCACCACAAAGAACCGCCTGTTCACCAAACAGGTCGGTTTCAGTTTCGTCCTTAAAGGTGGTTTCAATGATACCGGTACGACCGCCACCAACACCGGAAGCGTAAGACAAAGCCACTTCTTTAGCTTTACCGGAAGCGTTCTGGAACACTGCCACCAGATCAGGGATACCACCGCCTTTAACAAATTCGGAACGGACGGTGTGACCCGGAGCCTTAGGCGCGATCATAATCACGTCCAGATCTTCGCGGGGCACAATCTGGTTGTAATGAATCGAGAAACCATGGGCGAAAGCCAGGGTGGCGCCTTCACGCAAATTCGGTTCAATCTGCTCTTTGTAAAGCTGAGACTGGAATTCATCGGGTGTCAGGATCATTACGACATCAGCCTGCTCAACAGCAGCCGGCACTTCCAGCACTGCCAGACCGGCAGAAGCCGCTTTTTCCCAGGAGGCGGAGCCTTTACGCAGACCGACCGTTACATCCACCCCGGAGTCTTTCAGGTTGTTGGCATGGGCATGCCCCTGAGAACCGTAACCGATGATGGATACTTTTTTGCCACGAATAATGGCCAGATCACAATCTTTATCGTAATAAACCTGCATGTGAAGACTCCTCTTTATTATGAAAAACAGTTGTTCGCAAGGGCAAATTCGTTAGGCGTAAGATAAACCACATAATATATTTCGTAAAATGATATATTTAAAAAATAGTATCCCTAAATATGAAACAAATGACGAAAGCCTATGGATACCAAGCTACTGAAACATTTCCTCGGCCTTGCCGACAGCTTGCATTTTGGTCGCGCCAGCCAGGCCTGTCATGTCAGCCCTTCCACCCTAAGCCGAAGCATCCAGCATCTTGAAGAATCCCTTGGGGTTTTACTGTTTGAACGAAACAACCGTAGTGTACAGCTCACCCGGGAAGGCTTATTGTTCCAGGAATACGCCAGAGACACTCTGCAACAATGGGACGGAATCCGTAACCGGTTAATGACTGCCGCTGAACAACTCACAGGAGAAATCAGTGTCTACTGCTCGGTGACTGCCAGCTACAGTTTTTTATACGACATTCTTAGTCAGTTTCGCCAAAGCTACCCCGGCATTGAAATCAAATTGCATACCGGCGACCCGGAACCTGCCATTCAGTATGTGCTGTCAGGACAGGAAGATATTTCCATCGCAGCCCGCCCCGACCAACTGCCCGCTGAACTGGCGTTTTGCAGTATTGGTCTATCCCCCCTGGTCTTTATCGCTCCCATTGATGGCAGCGTCAAACACCCTGCCAGCAATCAGGACTGGACCAACACACCGATGATTCTTCCTGAAAAAGGCATCAGTCGAAACCGGACCAATCAGTGGTTTGCCAACAAAAATATCAAGCCCAGAATCTATTCACAGGTAGCAGGCAACGAAGCCATTGTCAGTATGGTCAGCCTGGGGTTTGGTATTGGCGTCGTTCCCCAGATTGTAGTCGACAACAGTCCGCTATCAGGCCGGGTACAGGTCATTGATGTAAAACCCTGGCTACCGGCTTACGACGTGGGACTTTGTGTTCTGAAAAAAAAACTCAGAAACCCTTTGGTGAGGGCTTTCTGGTCGCTGCTGGATAAGGCGTGTCAGGAATCTTACTGACCGAAGATGTCTGTGCGCCATCCTCTGCTATGCTCAAAGCCCAACCAATAAAAACGAGCTGTACCGATGTCGATAGAAATGAGATCCGTAGAAGCAAGACTGGACAAACTGGAAGCCCAGCATCATAACCTTGATAAAGAAGTTCACGGCCTGGCCAGAGTCTGTGCAGATATAAAAAACATCGCTTTGACTAACCAGCATGATATAGCGGGCCTGACGGCTTGTGTAAAAGCGTTAGCGGAAGCAACACATGCAGGGTTCAAACGAGCCGATGAGCAGCATTTAGAATTTGTAAAAGAAACTCGTGAACGCTTCGAGCACGTCGATGAACGCTTCGAGCACGTCGATGAACGCTTCGAGCACGTCGATAAACGTTTCGAGCACGTCGATAAACGTTTCGATCAACTGGAACTTCTTATCCGTCAACGCCTCCCGGCAAACTGATACATAATTCAGAAAACATGAAATCTGCAACGGTATAAAACAACATAACCATGTGCTTTTCGTTACCTTAGATGAAAAGCGCATGGTTCTATCAAAGCCTGCTATATCATACCGAAAGCACTTTCTCACCACGGGCAATACCCGTTATGCCACTTCGCACAACTTCCATCACCTGGGCATGCCCCACCGCTTCGATAAACGCGTCCAGCTTATTCTGTGTTCCCACCAGCTGAATGGTATAGACAGAACTGGTGACATCAACGATATGCCCGCGGAAAATATCCACCGTGCGTTTTACCTCGGCGCGTAAAGGTCCACCCGCTCTTACCTTTACCAGCATCAGCTCTCTTTCAACGTGGGAGCCTTCTGTCAGGTCCACCAGCTTTACCACATCAATCAGCTTGTTCAACTGCTTGGTGATCTGCTCAATCACTTGTGGATTACCAGAGGTAGTGACTGTCAGGCGGGACAGGCTGCTGTCTTCCGTCGGTGCTACGTTTAGCGTTTCAATGTTGTAGTTTCTCTGGGAAAACAGTCCGACAATGCGTGATAGTGCGCCCGGCTCGTTTTCAACCAGTACAGAGATAATTCGCCGCATCAGGTTCTCTCCGTTTTGCTGAGCCACAGATCACGCATGGAACCATCCTTGATCTGCATGGGATAAACATGCTCATTGACATCCACCCGGATATCCATAAACACCAGACGGTCTTTCAGCGAGAACGCTTCTTCCATCGCCGGACGCAGGTCTGATGACTTAGTGACCTGAATACCCACATGGCCGTAAGATTCTGCCAGTTTCACAAAGCAAGGCAGGGACTCCATATAGGAATGGGAGTAGCGGCTGTCATAATTCATATCCTGCCACTGTCGCACCATCCCCAAAGCCTGGTTGTTGACGTTGATGATTTTCACACCCAGGTCATATTGCAAACAGGTGGAGAGTTCCTGAATATTCATCTGGATACTGCCTTCACCTGTTACACAGGCAACGGTCGCATCAGGATGAGTCAGCTTAATGCCCATGGCGGCTGGCAAACCAAAGCCCATGGTGCCAAGGCCACCCGAGCTGATCCAGCGGTTAGGCTTGTCGAAGGGGTAATATTGCGCCGTAAACATCTGGTGCTGACCGACATCGGTCGTCACAAAAGCATCCCCCCCTGTCACTTCATACAGGGTCTCAATCACCTGCTGCGGCTTGAGAATGGTTCCGTCGCCTTTGTCGTAAGGGAACAGACCACCACGACTGTCACGCCACTCATCTAACTGACGCCACCAGGCTTCAATGGCCTCCTGATCCCGGCCACCGGAGTAATCGGTAATATGACGCAGGAAACCGTCCAGGACGGCTCCCACCGGGCCAACAATAGGGATATCCGCCGTAATGGTTTTGGAGATACTCGCCGGATCGATATCAATATGAATAACCCTGGCGTCCGGACAGAATTTTGCCGTATTGTTCGTCACCCGATCATCAAAGCGAGCGCCAACCGCCAGAATAACGTCGGCATGATGCATCGCCATATTGGCACAATAACTACCGTGCATGCCGAGCATACCGACAAACTGACGGTCTGATCCGGGGAAGCCGCCAAGACCGTTAAGCGTATTGGTTACAGGTACATTCAGGTTTTTCGCCAGCTGGGTAAGCTGGGGGGCGGCATTGCCCATAATAACGCCACCACCCGCATAAATGATGGGACGTCTGGCCTGCATCAACAGGTCAATGGCCTTACGAATCTGACCATTATGGCCTTTGCTGGGCGGTGTATAAGAGCGAAGTTTTACGGTTTCAGGGTATTGATATTCAAACTTCAGGCTGGGGTCGGTAATGTCTTTCGGAATATCCACCACGACCGGACCCGGCCGCCCGGTTTGTGCCAGGTAAAAGGCTTTTTTG
Above is a genomic segment from Endozoicomonas euniceicola containing:
- the ilvY gene encoding HTH-type transcriptional activator IlvY, translated to MDTKLLKHFLGLADSLHFGRASQACHVSPSTLSRSIQHLEESLGVLLFERNNRSVQLTREGLLFQEYARDTLQQWDGIRNRLMTAAEQLTGEISVYCSVTASYSFLYDILSQFRQSYPGIEIKLHTGDPEPAIQYVLSGQEDISIAARPDQLPAELAFCSIGLSPLVFIAPIDGSVKHPASNQDWTNTPMILPEKGISRNRTNQWFANKNIKPRIYSQVAGNEAIVSMVSLGFGIGVVPQIVVDNSPLSGRVQVIDVKPWLPAYDVGLCVLKKKLRNPLVRAFWSLLDKACQESY
- the ilvN gene encoding acetolactate synthase small subunit; its protein translation is MRRIISVLVENEPGALSRIVGLFSQRNYNIETLNVAPTEDSSLSRLTVTTSGNPQVIEQITKQLNKLIDVVKLVDLTEGSHVERELMLVKVRAGGPLRAEVKRTVDIFRGHIVDVTSSVYTIQLVGTQNKLDAFIEAVGHAQVMEVVRSGITGIARGEKVLSV
- a CDS encoding acetolactate synthase 3 large subunit; amino-acid sequence: MELLSGADMVVRSLADEGVRHIYGYPGGALLHVYDAIFKQKEISHILVRHEQAAAHMADGYARATGKPGVALVTSGPGATNTVTGIATAYMDSIPMVLISGQVPSAGIGSDMFQEVDMVGISRPIVKHSFLVKRAEDIPKTIKKAFYLAQTGRPGPVVVDIPKDITDPSLKFEYQYPETVKLRSYTPPSKGHNGQIRKAIDLLMQARRPIIYAGGGVIMGNAAPQLTQLAKNLNVPVTNTLNGLGGFPGSDRQFVGMLGMHGSYCANMAMHHADVILAVGARFDDRVTNNTAKFCPDARVIHIDIDPASISKTITADIPIVGPVGAVLDGFLRHITDYSGGRDQEAIEAWWRQLDEWRDSRGGLFPYDKGDGTILKPQQVIETLYEVTGGDAFVTTDVGQHQMFTAQYYPFDKPNRWISSGGLGTMGFGLPAAMGIKLTHPDATVACVTGEGSIQMNIQELSTCLQYDLGVKIINVNNQALGMVRQWQDMNYDSRYSHSYMESLPCFVKLAESYGHVGIQVTKSSDLRPAMEEAFSLKDRLVFMDIRVDVNEHVYPMQIKDGSMRDLWLSKTERT
- the ilvC gene encoding ketol-acid reductoisomerase, coding for MQVYYDKDCDLAIIRGKKVSIIGYGSQGHAHANNLKDSGVDVTVGLRKGSASWEKAASAGLAVLEVPAAVEQADVVMILTPDEFQSQLYKEQIEPNLREGATLAFAHGFSIHYNQIVPREDLDVIMIAPKAPGHTVRSEFVKGGGIPDLVAVFQNASGKAKEVALSYASGVGGGRTGIIETTFKDETETDLFGEQAVLCGGAVELVKAGFETLTEAGYSPEMAYFECLHELKLIVDLMYEGGIANMNYSISNNAEYGEYVTGPKVINEQSRQAMRECLKDIQNGEYAKKFIVEGATNYPSMTAYRRNNAAHPIEQVGSKLREMMPWITANQLVDKTKN
- a CDS encoding glutaminase — encoded protein: MENIQNVLASLPEVVADAFGQGKPAGYIPALSQVDPGKFGMAISTVNGDDFVIGDADEFFSIQSISKVFNLSLAMHYAGEDLFKRVGVEPSGTTFNSLSQLEYENGIPRNPFINAGALVVTDALLEFVKSPKRDFLDFVRGLSNNIDVHYDEEVFRSEYDNGQRNAALANYLKSFGNLDNHISRVLDFYFYQCSVSMSCRDLARAFRFLAQDGRHPYKDEQVVSRLQARRINSLMMTCGTYDEAGEFAFKVGLPCKSGVGGGIVAVIPGEMSVCVWSPELGPKGNSIVGMEALKYFARKAGRSIF
- a CDS encoding protein-methionine-sulfoxide reductase heme-binding subunit MsrQ, encoding MSHQLGPDPGSELTRGLGEWALRFLCLTLLVTPLRKMTGLTKLIRFRRMLGLFTLFYALLHTLSYLAFMLGWQWLTLLEDLYKRPYIIAGALAGFVLVVLGITSTKGMMRRLGRNWSKLHRLIYVSAVLAVIHYLWLVKSDYSEPVFYLVVVVFLLCFRVPFNRLRFCNSGTKK
- the msrP gene encoding protein-methionine-sulfoxide reductase catalytic subunit MsrP translates to MLIKTKRVSDVSSSEITSESIYQQRREFLKKSGQFAFAGLGLALTGCSDASEKAAVSATSDYQDIPQLPASEWLKEKVATYKRSDFVTAEKLTPYANVTQYNNFYEFGYEKTDPADYAKDFVTDPWSVVIEGEVEKPGIYHLEDLLRPEAMEERIYRLRCVEAWSMVIPWVGFSLAAMLKRLQPTSKAKFVEFTTLYDPKQMPGQKSPFSAIQYPYVEGLRIDEAMNPLSFMAVGVYGKTLPPQNGAPIRLVVPWKYGFKSIKSIVKIRFIETMPNTTWALSAPGEYGFYANVNPNVSHPRWSQASERRLPATLLSPNRRDTLMFNGYADEVAHLYKGMDLQRFY
- the pssA gene encoding CDP-diacylglycerol--serine O-phosphatidyltransferase yields the protein MTERPERPEDSGNAVDGMFPVDEHFEEVVEGGQTVRHKGIYILPNLFTTGNLFCGFYAIISAQAGFYAAACIAVFVAMVLDGLDGRVARMTNTQSKFGEQYDSLADMVTFGVAPAMVAYSWALKDMGKVGWVVAFIYAACAAIRLARFNAQIEETDSRYFTGLASPAAAALVVGMVWALSDFGIDGESTVLVAVLAILITGGAGILMVSNIQYHSFKKIDLRGRVHFIFLLVMVLVFAVVSTDPPRVLMLVFLAYACSGPVTALMRMGKHEQP
- a CDS encoding BLUF domain-containing protein, which gives rise to MHLIIYTSRYTGDASHIDNDLVTITQTAKNNNPALNITGLLFYHNQQFLQVIEGEQSDLESLMATVTADQRHEEVVRIVDQEVPERGFSEWNMDSFNLSEHQQLSPGQLQAIKELYKENFAMQSDTIVDFYKSMLGDDEASI
- a CDS encoding phosphorylase family protein; amino-acid sequence: MQRITMIVAMKQEAAPIIKHLNLSEVKMQDPVLTCQAFQGNYKGLDISLVVNGTDREYNVESVGTQPATITTLEAIRQFTPDLLINAGTCGAFKDKGSAIGDVYMGEKIRYFDRRIPLGEDYFAYGDGSYESALALDYANRLGLKGAVVCTGNSLDMSPTDEAILREEPLVAKEMEAAAIAAVAKMYKTPLLAVKSVTDLVDEECTTAEQFLANLAKASELLQQHVFKLLDVLSSEAKLAC